In Camelina sativa cultivar DH55 chromosome 16, Cs, whole genome shotgun sequence, a single window of DNA contains:
- the LOC104749031 gene encoding outer envelope pore protein 16-4, chloroplastic-like, with protein MEEELLSAVPCSSLAVESVIRVATAGGLYGFCAGPRDARKIGLSGVSQASYVAKSIGRFGFQCGLVSGVFTMTHCGLQRYRGKSDWVNALVGGAVAGAAVAISTRNWAHVVGTAGLVSAFSVLANSTRTEPKQH; from the exons atggaggaagagtTGCTCTCCGCCGTGCCTTGCTCTTCCCTCGCCGTCGAATCAGTTATCCGTGTCGCGACG GCCGGTGGATTATATGGGTTTTGCGCCGGACCTCGTGACGCACGTAAAATAG GTTTAAGCGGCGTATCTCAGGCTTCCTATGTG GCCAAATCCATTGGCAGATTCGGATTTCAGTGCG gTCTTGTAAGTGGTGTTTTTACTATGACCCATTGTGGGCTTCAAAGATATCGAGGCAAGAGTGATTGGGTGAATGCTTTGGTTGGAGGAGCTGTGGCTGGAGCAGCTGTTGCTATTAGCACAAGAAACTGGGCTCATGTTGTTGGCACCGCTGGACTCGTGTCTGCTTTTAGTGTTTTAGCTAATAGCACCAGGACAGAGCCTAAACAACACTAA
- the LOC104749032 gene encoding pentatricopeptide repeat-containing protein At3g62890-like codes for MSKAIIIAYTNPIFHIRNLKLESFVWNIIIRAIVQNVSPPPRHSPISVYLRMRNHCVRPDFHTFPFLLPSFNNPIHLPLGHRTHAQILLFGLDQDPFVRTSLLNMYSSCGDLTSAQRVFDESVSRDLPAWNSLVNAYAKAGLVDDARKLFDDARKLFDEMPERNVISWSCLINGYFTCGKYKEALHLFREMQLPKPNEAFVVKPNEFTLSTVLSACGRLGALQQGKWVHAYIDKYQVEIDVVLGTALIDMYAKCGSLERAKRVFSALGSKKDVQAYSAMICCLAMYGLTDECFQLFSEMATGNNTINPNSVTFVGILGACVHQGLVNEGESYFTMMTEKFGITPSIQHYGCMVDLYGRAGLIEEAESFIASMPMEPDVLIWGSLLSGSRMLGDIKTCEAALKRIIQLDPMNSGAYVLLSNVYAKTGRWIEVKRTRHEMEVKGIKKVPGCSSVEVEGVIHEFVVGDESHKESEKIYAMLNEIMHRLREAGYVSDIKEVLLDLDEEGKEMVLSYHSEKLAIAFCLMKTRHGTPVRIIKNLRICGDCHLVMKMISKLYSREIVVRDCNRFHHFNDGSCSCRDFW; via the exons ATGAGCAAGGCAATAATTATAGCTTATACAAATCCGATTTTTCACATTCGCAATCTAAAGCTTGAATCTTTCGTATGGAACATCATCATTCGTGCCATTGTTCAGAATGTTTCGCCGCCTCCACGACATTCTCCGATCTCAGTCTACCTCCGTATGCGCAACCATTGCGTCAGACCTGATTTTCACACTTTTCCGTTTCTTCTCCCTTCCTTTAACAATCCTATTCACCTCCCTCTTGGACACCGAACTCATGCTCAGATTCTTCTCTTTGGACTTGATCAAGACCCCTTTGTACGAACTTCTCTGCTCAATATGTATTCTTCTTGTGGCGACTTGACTTCAGCTCAGCGAGTTTTTGATGAGTCTGTCTCGAGGGATTTACCGGCGTGGAACTCGCTGGTTAATGCCTATGCCAAAGCCGGGTTGGTCGATGATGCGCGGAAGCTGTTCGATGATGCGCGGAagctgttcgatgaaatgcctgagagaAACGTCATCTCCTGGAGCTGTTTGATTAACGGCTACTTTACCTGTGGGAAATACAAAGAAGCGCTTCATCTGTTCCGAGAGATGCAATTACCTAAACCAAACGAAGCTTTCGTCGTCAAGCCCAACGAGTTTACATTGTCCACTGTGCTCTCGGCTTGTGGGCGACTGGGTGCGCTCCAGCAAGGGAAATGGGTTCACGCTTATATCGATAAATACCAAGTGGAGATCGACGTTGTCTTAGGCACAGCTCTCATTGATATGTACGCCAAATGTGGAAGCCTCGAGAGAGCGAAAAGGGTTTTCAGTGCCTTGGGGTCCAAGAAAGACGTCCAAGCTTACAGTGCTATGATATGTTGCTTAGCTATGTACGGTCTCACAGATGAGTGCTTCCAACTCTTCTCTGAGATGGCCACGGGTAACAACACCATAAACCCAAACTCTGTCACATTTGTGGGCATTCTCGGTGCTTGTGTACATCAAGGTCTAGTAAACGAAGGAGAATCTTACTTTACTATGATGACTGAGAAATTTGGTATCACTCCATCAATCCAGCATTATGGTTGTATGGTCGATCTCTACGGAAGAGCTGGTTTGATTGAAGAAGCAGAGAGCTTTATAGCGTCTATGCCTATGGAGCCTGATGTACTCATTTGGGGGTCTCTCTTAAGCGGATCGAGAATGCTTGGGGATATCAAGACTTGTGAAGCTGCACTCAAGCGAATCATCCAGCTAGATCCTATGAACAGTGGAGCCTATGTGCTTCTTTCTAACGTCTACGCCAAAACAGGGAGGTGGATAGAAGTTAAGCGTACTAGACACGAGATGGAG GTAAAGGGCATTAAAAAAGTTCCAGGATGTAGCTCTGTTGAAGTAGAGGGAGTGATTCACGAGTTTGTTGTAGGAGACGAGTCTCACAAAGAGAGCGAAAAGATCTACGCTATGCTCAATGAGATAATGCACAGGCTAAGAGAAGCTGGATATGTTTCAGACATCAAAGAGGTTTTACTTGATCTTGACGAGGAAGGTAAAGAGATGGTTTTGTCTTACCACAGTGAGAAACTGGCAATTGCGTTCTGCTTGATGAAGACAAGGCATGGAACTCCAGTGAGAATCATCAAGAACCTCAGAATATGTGGAGATTGTCATCTTGTGATGAAGATGATCTCGAAGCTTTATAGTAGAGAAATTGTTGTGAGAGACTGTAACAGATTTCACCATTTTAATGACGGGTCTTGCTCTTGCAGAGATTTTTGGTGA
- the LOC104749034 gene encoding 60S ribosomal protein L7a-2, which yields MAPKRGVKVATKKKPEKVTNPLFERRPKQFGIGGALPPKKDLTRYIKWPKSIRLQRQKRILKQRLKVPPALNQFTKTLDKNLATNLFKILLKYRPEDKAAKKDRLLKKAQAETEGRTSDSKKPIVVKYGLNHVTYLIEQNKAQLVVIAHDVDPIELVVWLPALCRKMEVPYCIVKGKSRLGAVVHQKTAAALCLTTVKNEDKLEFSKILEAIKANFNDKFEEYRKKWGGGIMGSKSQAKTKAKERVLAKEAAQRMN from the exons ATG GCACCCAAAAGGGGAGTGAAAGTTGCTACCAAGAAGAAGCCG gagAAAGTTACCAACCCATTGTTTGAGAGACGTCCCAAGCAATTTGGTATTGGTGGTGCTTTGCCTCCTAAGAAGGATCTTACTCGCTACATCAAATGGCCTAAATCCATCCGTCTTCAAAGGCAGAAGCGTATCCTTAAGCAGAGGTTGAAGGTTCCCCCGGCTCTTAACCAGTTCACCAAGACTCTTGATAAGAATCTCG CGACCAATCTCTTCAAGATTCTTCTCAAGTACAGGCCAGAAGACAAAGCTGCAAAGAAAGATCGTCTTTTGAAGAAGGCACAAGCTGAGACCGAAGGAAGGACTTCTGATTCCAAGAAGCCCATTGTTGTGAAGTATGGACTCAACCACGTGACCTACCTCATCGAGCAGAACAAGGCTCAGCTTGTGGTCATTGCTCACGATGTTGACCCAATCGAGTTGGTTGTCTGGTTACCTGCGCTCTGCAGGAAAATGGAAGTCCCTTACTGCATTGTCAAGGGCAAATCTCGTCTTGGAGCG GTCGTTCACCAGAAGACTGCTGCTGCTTTGTGCTTGACCACTGTCAAGAACGAGGACAAGCTTGAGTTCAGCAAAATCCTCGAGGCCATCAAG GCAAACTTCAACGACAAGTTCGAGGAGTACAGGAAGAAGTGGGGAGGTGGCATAATGGGATCAAAGTCTCAAGCCAAGACCAAAGCTAAGGAGAGGGTTCTCGCTAAGGAGGCTGCCCAGAGAATGAACTAA
- the LOC104749033 gene encoding uncharacterized protein LOC104749033: MKSKKPNSSSRQESASKKPGVFSKQNSLKLRIKMVSDGLSTEKNAAAIYSGLGLDVSPSLSLDNNSLSGSEGMNGEPQGFSPMESPTSILNVMTSFPADHCHLLSPLSDDLIRFVEREKSEKEYKYISPPRLFNESSYGMANGLEPQKAGEKPSVEKKKKVVERSSFSAEMNVRSKKGLFDGTDTTVKESMETNTSYPTAAERETASSKLFDASKENYNGTARGEMVGDGDRRLWGLNSHKDLGTHHENPKTSSTGSVREDKKTKFGDDDASGYPRKVGKYKGSKASELVKKELSASKPKSGHKVEPEHPLRKLKYDRTDQEPQSSSKFKEQQSSVVFETKMNGQAEKKEVAALKPQKDGKKAEDTYKDFFGDIGDSEEEEEQNCSFAVKDSRMSEKGLPALEDMPEKSSFPLAESMNVGPEPVLRTLGSDASLPKANPEIVQEPLYWVACDKCETWRLLPFGVVPEDLPEKWMCTMLNWLPGLNYCNVPEEETTKALYAMYQIPYPESQAPMQSNPSGPKLQFNQGDDNTKKKKKGFRKIDNGRDKEGSRTAETNKAIHISARNGIQNSHGLSDLAEDARQIKKQKEKGKTVDHHSDESKTLKVNNKRKTDLESSKLSKKMKIESFLFPDEPEHGNGRPTSSSGVPVTSADIKPKPRVSSKMPKEEGGASDTGNSNSTGGIKKRKVRESHGSRIYSEDENHERKKARVRNEEREPSYSQGNGKLEKKNRNNLKREYGHVQNSIAATSSSSKISDSHKPRNSSQEAKCSPVESVSSSPMRISNPEKGISARKKKEESDDANVVAAGSFRRFSDAEGEDGGGSDRSQTRMKDKHGSHESSVLDGWDDKGSLKTKERVDSSLDANYENGGHKDIPRKLDHIVGEGKQSSDHHRRSNDSLAKKSGKGSSSRSKDKNQSIRSDLRDGPRHIEKKIYDGSPDSRADMVVRPNIPKPYDSERVSERGNRDRADLASPSRPPSRGVQGDSSMLSVRKKVDKCSTSAENNNIQADDVTKTTSQIRRKSEPSPSPLRKEVTYAQAAHNTLKEAKDLKHTADRLKGSVSNLEQIEFYFQACLKFLHGSFLLEMSSNESARQGETMVQSMKIYSSTANLCGFCAHEYEKSKDMGAAALAYKCMEVAYMRVVNSSYTSANRYRNELQTSLQMVPPGESPSSSASDVDNVNHPAAADRVGTSRGISSPLVAGNHVISAQNRSNILRLLQFAQDVNLAMDASRKSRVALAACIENLGEARQQGEGILSIKSALDYNFQDVEGLLRLVKLAMKANDR, from the exons ATGAAATCCAAGAAACCCAATTCTAGTTCCAGACAGGAATCTGCATCCAAGAAACCGGGTGTCTTCAGTAAACAGAACTCTCTGAAGCTTCGGATAAAGATGGTATCAGATGGTTTATCCACAGAAAAGAATGCTGCTGCGATATACAGTGGCCTTGGACTCGATGTCTCACCTTCTTTGTCATTAGATAATAATAGTCTTTCAGGCAGTGAAGGGATGAATGGGGAACCTCAAGGTTTTTCTCCTATGGAGTCTCCCACCAGTATTCTTAAT GTGATGACTTCCTTTCCTGCGGATCATTGTCATTTGCTATCTCCTCTCTCTGATGATCTGATTCGATTCGTTGAAAGGgaaaaatcagaaaaggaaTATAAGTATATATCTCCACCCAGGCTTTTCAATGAGAGTTCTTATGGTATGGCGAACGGTTTGGAACCTCAGAAGGCTGGAGAGAAACCAtcagtggagaagaagaaaaaggttgtGGAGAGGAGCAGTTTTTCTGCGGAGATGAATGTTCGCAGTAAGAAGGGCCTGTTCGATGGAACTGATACCACTGTCAAGGAGTCAATGGAAACAAACACATCATATCCTACTGCTGCGGAAAGAGAAACAGCCAGTAGTAAATTATTTGATGCATCCAAGGAAAACTACAATGGCACTGCTAGGGGCGAAATGGTGGGTGATGGCGACAGAAGATTGTGGGGTCTAAATAGCCATAAAGATCTTGGGACGCATCATGAGAATCCAAAGACAAGTTCTACTGGAAGTGTTCGGGAAGACAAAAAGACTAAATTTGGTGACGATGATGCTTCAGGATACCCAAGGAAAGTTGGCAAATACAAAGGAAGCAAGGCTTCTGAATTAGTCAAAAAGGAACTGAGTGCTTCAAAGCCGAAAAGTGGTCATAAGGTGGAGCCAGAACATCCTTTGAGAAAGCTGAAGTATGATAGGACAGATCAGGAGCCACAGTCTTCATCAAAGTTCAAGGAACAGCAAAGCTCTGTCGTTTTTGAGACTAAGATGAATGGTCAAGCTGAGAAGAAGGAAGTGGCAGCCTTGAAACCACAAAAAGATGGCAAAAAAGCAGAGGACACTTACAAAGACTTTTTTGGAGACATAGGGgactctgaagaagaagaggaacagaATTGTTCATTTGCAGTAAAAGATAGTCGGATGTCAGAAAAGGGACTTCCGGCCTTAGAAGATATGCCTGAAAAATCAAGCTTCCCGCTGGCAGAATCTATGAATGTTGGTCCTGAGCCAGTATTGAGAACACTTGGTTCTGATGCTTCTCTTCCGAAAGCAAATCCGGAGATCGTACAAGAACCCTTGTATTGGGTTGCTTGTGACAAATGTGAAACCTGGCGGCTTCTTCCTTTTGGCGTCGTCCCAGAAGACCTTCCTGAGAAATGGATGTGCACAATGCTTAATTGgct GCCTGGACTGAACTATTGCAATGTtcctgaagaagaaacaacgaAAGCTCTGTATGCAATGTATCAGATCCCTTACCCTGAGAGTCAGGCTCCAATGCAGAGTAACCCCAGTGGCCCTAAGCTTCAGTTTAACCAGGGAGATGacaacacaaagaagaagaaaaagggtttCAGAAAGATAGATAATGGAAGGGATAAAGAAGGTTCTCGAACTGCAGAAACTAACAAGGCCATCCATATATCGGCAAGAAATGGTATTCAAAATTCGCATGGACTTAGCGATTTGGCCGAGGATGCGAGGcaaataaagaaacagaaagagaaaggaaaaacagTGGATCACCACTCTGATGAGTCGAAAACCTTGAAGgtgaataacaaaagaaaaacagatctAGAGAGTTCTAAGCTGtccaaaaaaatgaagattgAAAGTTTTCTGTTTCCTGATGAACCTGAACATGGAAATGGACGTCCTACCTCGAGTAGCGGTGTCCCTGTCACTTCAGCAGATATAAAGCCCAAGCCTCGAGTCTCCTCCAAAATGCCAAAAGAGGAAGGAGGGGCGTCAGACACGGGAAATAGCAATAGCACTGGGGGAATTAAGAAGAGGAAAGTGAGAGAAAGCCATGGTTCTAGGATCTACAGTGAGGACGAAAATCATGAGCGAAAGAAAGCTCGAGTTCGTAATGAAGAAAGAGAGCCTAGTTACTCTCAAGGAAATGGgaagttggaaaagaaaaatagaaataatttgaAAAGAGAGTATGGACATGTTCAGAACTCAATCGCAGCCACCTCAAGTTCTTCTAAGATTTCTGATTCTCATAAACCCAGGAACAGCTCCCAGGAAGCTAAATGTTCGCCTGTTGAGTCGGTGTCTTCCTCACCTATGAGGATTTCCAACCCCGAGAAAGGTATATCTgcgagaaagaagaaagaagaatctgatGATGCTAACGTCGTTGCAGCAGGTAGTTTCAGAAGATTCTCAGATGCTGAAGGTGAAGATGGTGGTGGGAGTGATAGATCGCAAACGCGGATGAAGGACAAACATGGATCCCATGAGTCTTCCGTGCTTGATGGTTGGGATGATAAAGGATCTTTGAAAACCAAAGAGCGCGTTGATTCTTCTCTCGATGCTAATTATGAGAATGGTGGCCACAAGGATATACCTCGAAAACTGGATCATATTGTTGGTGAAGGAAAGCAGTCTAGCGATCATCATCGACGTAGCAATGATTCATTGGCAAAGAAGTCAGGAAAAGGTTCATCTTCTCGGTCCAAAGACAAGAACCAAAGCATTAGGTCTGATTTACGGGATGGTCCGAGacatattgaaaagaaaatatatgatgGTAGTCCTGACAGTAGAGCAGATATGGTCGTGAGACCAAACATTCCAAAACCTTACGACTCCGAAAGAGTATCAGAAAGGGGTAATAGAGATAGAGCAGATTTAGCTTCTCCATCAAGGCCACCATCCAGAGGTGTCCAAGGGGATTCGTCTATGCTTTCTGTCCGTAAGAAAGTCGATAAATGCAGCACTTCAgctgaaaataataatattcaagcTGATGATGTGACAAAGACAACATCCCAAATAAGAAGGAAAAGTGAGCCTTCTCCAAGCCCCTTACGAAAGGAAGTAACATATGCGCAGGCCGCCCATAATACTTTAAAAGAAGCTAAAGACTTGAAACATACAGCTGACCGTCTCAAG ggtTCTGTATCAAACCTTGAGCAGATTGAGTTTTACTTCCAAGCTTGCCTTAAGTTTCTTCATGGTTCTTTTCTCTTGGAGATGAGTAGCAACGAGAGTGCTAGACAAGGAGAGACAATGGTCCAATCTATGAAGATTTATAGTAGCACAGCGAATCTTTGCGG ATTTTGTGCCCATGAGTATGAGAAGTCTAAAGATATGGGAGCCGCTGCTCTGGCTTACAAATGCATGGAGGTCGCATATATGAGAGTGGTTAATTCCTCCTACACAAGTGCTAATAGATATCGAAATGAATTGCAGACTTCTCTGCAAATGGTTCCGCCAG GTGAGTCTCCTTCATCTTCGGCCTCGGATGTCGATAACGTGAACCATCCAGCAGCAGCAGACCGAGTAGGCACCTCAAGGGGCATCAGTTCTCCTTTAGTTGCTGGGAACCACGTCATTTCTGCGCAAAACCGCTCTAATATTTTACGTTTGCTTCAATTT GCTCAGGACGTAAATCTGGCAATGGATGCCTCAAGGAAATCACGTGTGGCACTAGCAGCTTGTATTGAAAACTTGGGGGAGGCCCGACAACAAGGAGAGGGTATTCTATCCATTAAAAGCGCGCTTGATTATAACTTTCAAGATGTGGAGGGACTGCTACGTTTAGTGAAGCTTGCAATGAAGGCCAATGACCGGTGA